The Euphorbia lathyris chromosome 2, ddEupLath1.1, whole genome shotgun sequence genome includes a window with the following:
- the LOC136217003 gene encoding origin of replication complex subunit 5: protein MLYVEEMAKDGSPQIIRRTTRSSVSTAATDEKVDKVKRSDCKLLAEENDGSPQIIRRTTRSSVSTAATDEKVDKVKRSDTNISTINDLIIGGKHLSIHDLLSSFPAREVQVYDLLRLLGPLNSPMLPTFIYGGASTGKTSVILQIFKYLNRPFVYASCRTCYSPRILFESILNQLLLHRKNALNGYSSSKRCEKPSDFMNLLCEALMSIINDLKGASAKLSSKKLTGLPNGNMLYLIFDNVELIRNWDKSSIMLPFMFNLYDTLKMPEVGLIYISNSSPDTYYSNMGYIEPIPVYFPEYTEDDLRKILIRNQANQKLYSSFLDVVLRPFCRVTRRVDELSTAFSSLYKKYCEPLSDLAQIPTEEMKRRLFSHIQPHIFPSLNEIFLVPSRHSLEVESNKETMPKHNTRKLEGGGEFAEVDFHMSTSAKYLLISAFLASRNPATLDASLFDSTGGSDSRKRKRKASETSRQLKEAAEQELIMKGPGTFPLERLIAIFQCISSISDSSFDGDEDENDVTEGADNALMSDVLLQLSSLCNAKFIIKGGSCPLEVSTRYRSTISEDLALKVARSLRFPLPNYLYRR, encoded by the exons ATGctttatgttgaagaaatggCTAAAGACGGAAGTCCACAAATTATTAGAAGAACAACTCGTTCTTCTGTGTCCACTGCTGCTACAGACGAGAAAGTTGACAAAGTAAAGAGATCCGATTGCAAATTACTAGCTGAAGAAAATGACGGAAGTCCACAAATTATTAGAAGAACAACTCGTTCTTCTGTGTCCACTGCTGCTACAGACGAGAAAGTTGACAAAGTAAAGAGAAGTGACACCAACATTTCCACCATTAATGACCTTATAATTGGAGGGAAACACCTTAGCATTCATGATCTTTTATCTAGTTTTCCTGCTAGAGAGGTTCAGGTTTATGACCTACTGCGTCTTTTGGGTCCCCTGAATTCCCCCATGCTTCCTACATTTATCTATGGAGGTGCTTCCACTGGAAAAACTAGTGTAATTCTCCAGATTTTTAAGTATCTTAATCGCCCTTTTGTTTATGCAAGCTGTAGGACGTGTTATAGTCCTCGCATCTTGTTTGAGTCCATTTTAAATCAGTTGTTGCTTCATAGAAAGAATGCACTTAATGGGTATTCAAGTTCAAAACGCTGCGAGAAGCCATCAGATTTTATGAATCTACTTTGTGAAGCTTTGATGAGTATCATCAATGATCTCAAAGGGGCTTCAGCTAAGTTGAGCTCAAAAAAGTTGACTGGACTTCCCAATGGCAATATGCTGTATTTGATATTTGATAATGTGGAGCTCATCCGGAATTGGGATAAAAGTTCAATTATGCTGCCTTTCATGTTTAATCTTTATGATACGTTGAAGATGCCTGAGGTAGGGCTTATATATATTAGCAATAGTTCGCCTGATACATATTACTCTAATATGGGATATATAGAACCTATTCCTGTTTATTTTCCTGAATACACAGAAGATGATCTTCGCAAAATTCTCATCAGAAATCAAGCAAATCAAAAGCTCTACTCTTCCTTTCTTGA TGTTGTGCTCCGGCCCTTTTGTAGAGTTACCAGACGGGTGGATGAGTTATCTACTGCTTTTTCGTCATTGTATAAAAAATATTGTGAACCTTTAAGTGATTTGGCACAAATACCCACTGAAGAGATGAAGAGAAGATTGTTCAGTCATATTCAGCCACACATTTTCCCTTCGTTAAATGAGATATTCTTGGTTCCCTCTCGGCATTCTCTTGAAGTGGAATCTAACAAGGAAACAATGCCTAAGCACAACACGAGAAAGTTAGAAGGCGGTGGAGAGTTTGCAGAGGTAGATTTCCATATGTCTACTTCTGCAAAGTATCTTCTTATTTCAGCATTTCTAGCTTCAAGAAACCCAGCTACTCTCGATGCATCCCTTTTTGATTCAACTGGGGGTTCAGATAGCCGCAAACGTAAGAGGAA GGCTTCTGAAACATCAAGGCAGCTGAAGGAAGCTGCAGAacaggaattgattatgaaagGACCTGGAACTTTCCCACTGGAGAGGTTAATAGCTATATTTCAGTGTATATCATCTATATCAGACAGTTCATTtgatggagatgaagatgaaaatGATGTAACTGAAGGTGCAGATAATGCTCTCATGTCTGATGTTTTGTTGCAACTATCTAGTCTTTGTAATGCTAAGTTTATCATCAAAGGAGGAAGTTGCCCCTTGGAGGTTTCAACTCGGTACCGATCTACAATTTCTGAAGATCTGGCTTTGAAG GTTGCACGGAGTCTAAGGTTTCCTCTGCCAAATTACTTGTACAGAAGATAA